The window AAATTTGGTAAAGAAGAAGTCAAGGCGGAATAGACAGAGGTGGTGTCTACTGGCGTAAATTTAGGCGCAGGCGGTGACGGTAGATATATCTGAGGAAGGCCCTTGCGAAGCTGTGGTGACACAATGCAGCGGCGTGGAACAGAAGCAGAGAAATCAAAGGTGAGTACTTTTTTGAGTTTTTCCATaactttgaaaaatggagtaaaATAACGAGTAAAACACCTGTACGTCTACTAGGGTGATTTCTACAGTTCTTGTAAGAGGCAATGATAGAGGAATAAGGAATACGAAGTACGGGGTGTAAGACCCTGCGTCTTCGAACGAAGATGTAACGAAACCGGGAAATTATCGCAGTTTATTTGTGCACGGAGCTTTGTGTACGTACGTAGGAAATCTTGGTCCTCTAATTTGTATTAAATAGTGTAAAGGAAATTAAGCAGAAATGAGTGAAGACGTGAAGAAGACGTTGTAACAGGACTAAAGTCTTAAAATAGAGTGATTTGGATGGCCGTGTGGACATCGATAATGGCCCCCATACTGCATTGCGCATGGTTATgtgaaaagaattaaagaaacacACAGTAGAGGTTGAGTTTGTTGGTGTTAATGAAAATGCATGTCGATAGTGGTATTTTGTGCTAAAGGTTGATATAATTGCATCAGCCACACTTATAAAAACTGTGTATATGAATGTTAGAGTAATGTTTATCGTCTGCATTTTGTGAAAGTTGTGAGGTAAAGTATGGTTTGTTAAGTGAAATGATCGTGTATATATGTTTTGTTCCATTAGTAGACGATCAGTATTTATGTTACAAACGAAAGCATATGGGGAGGCTGAAAAAAAATGTTAAGCGACCATGGTTAGAAAAAGCATTGAACAACCACACAGGGGTTGTAAGTATGGGGCAGGATGGGGTGCTTAAAACTCATGACATGGTGCAGGAAATAGAGAAGGGAAAAATGGGGATGGATGGTTGCGGCAGGTTAATGTCATTTGACCTTAACCAAGAACCTGAGTGTGACCGAGACACATGCAGTGAAGAAAGCGGTGGTTCAATAGGAGGACACGAAGATGAGGAGGCAGATGAATTGGTGGGCGCAATAGGCGTGGATGACGTAATGAAATTAACATTTGACACGGAAGAAGAAGCTGGGGAATTTTATAATTTGTATGCGAAACTAAGCGGATTTGGGATTCGTAAAAGTAATGCCAAACGAGATGAAGATGGCATTTCAAGATTTAGAAAATGGGTATGTTGCTGTGAAGGTTATAGGAATGAAAAGTGGTTTAATTATGAAGACCGGAAAAGAGAAGCAAAAGCAATCACAAGGACCGGGTGTGGGGCTTGCTTTCGCGTGAAATATGACACAGAATCGGTAAAGTATGTGGTGACACGTTTCATTATGGAGCACAATCACCCGCTGGCATCAGAGGCAAGTGTGCAACACCTTAGGTCGCATAGAAAAGTGAGCGATGCAGAATATGCGCAGGCAAAAAGTCTAAAGTTGGTTGGGGCCAGAATATGCCAGATAATGAAACATTTTGTTATCAAAGCCGGAGGGTATAGTAACGTGGGATTTTGCATTAAGGATCTGTATAACCGAATGGACGAGGAACGTAGAAAAGATATTTTTAATGGCGATGCAGAAGGGGCACTTGGGTTCTTGGCAGCGAAGAAGGATGCcgatgacatgttcttttatAAATATCATGTAGATAACGAAGGAAGATTGGCAAGGTTGTTTTGGGCAGATTCTAAATCTCGTGTGGACTTCAGTGTATTTGGAGATGTATTGGTGTTTGATACaacatacaaaacaaataaataccgCAAGCCACTAGTTGTACTTGCAGGGGTAAACAACCATTTGAACAGTACTATTTTCGGCTGTGCACTGTTATCAGATGAGAGGATTGAAACATATGAATGGGTGCTAAGTACATTTGTAGAGGCTATGAAAGGTAGAAAGCCAGTAGCAGTGATGACAGATGGTGACAGTGCAATGCGAAGAGCGATAAAGAATCTTCTCCCGGATGCTTGTCACAGGCTATGTTCGTGGCACTTGCATAGGAATGCACGGAGTAATATTCGCTGCGAGGAGTTTAATAACAGGTTGTATGACCTGATGGCGAGAAAGTTTAGCACTCTTGAGTTTGAGGATCGCTGGGCTAGGTTAGTTAATGAATGTGGGGTGGTAGAGAATGAGTGGGTGAAGAAGTTGTACCGTAGGAGAAGGTTATGGGCAGAGGCCTATTTACGCGGTAATTTTTTTGCAGGTATGAGAAGCACTCAAAGGTGTGAGAAAATGAATGCTTTTTTGAACGAGTACTTGAATGAAAAAATGCGACTATATGAATTCGTTAGAAGTTTTGATTTGGCAATAGCATGGCTTCGACATACTGAGAGCAAAGCAGTTCACACAAGCGAAAACACAAAACCAGTCTTAACCACAATCCTGCCCGAATTAGAGGCGAGCGCAGCGGAGGTGTTTACAAGGAATGTGTTCTTCATGGTGAGGAAGCATTTGAACAGGCAGGGACTTCTAATTTCTGAGGGCTGGAGCGAGGATGGAGGGAGTCGTACATATTATTACTCGAAATATGGTGGACACGAAATTAGTTGGAGGGTGGTTTATGATAGGTCAATGGAGAAGCTAATCTGCTCTTGCATGAAATTCGAGTCAAAGGGGATTCCTTGTGCTCACATGTTTCGCGTGATGGTGGTAGAAGGAATGAACAGGATCCCAGAAGCATGCATTTCAAAGCGGTGGACAAAGGGAGTTTACAGTACTAATAATGGAATGAAAGCATTTGTTGCAGACGAACAGCTGACACAAATGGCCAGATATGGCACTTTAAAGTCGAGCTGTAATAGTATGTGTTACTATGCGTCCTACATGGATGATGCGTTTAATGACCTGCAGCAGATGTTTGACAAGCATTCTGTGGACCTAAAGGAGAAGTGGATTGAAAGGGGATATGGGGGAGACGGATTTGCAATGGATTCAAGAGTGATGAACGATAGAAGTAGAAGAACATTCGGGCTGTTAGATCCCAGGGTGTCCCGGTGTAAAGGTGATCAGAAGCATGcagaaacaaagaagaaaagaaagtgtgGTCATTGCAGGTACTATCGAAAATGCATACGTAGTTATAAGCAATTTGTTAATTGATAAAATACATGAAGTGGACAGTGAAGGTAATAATTATTATGTGGGTATTTTTCAACAgtagcaaataaacacataattgAAAGTGCATACAAAGTATACAAAGTTATTGGCAGTGCAAGAAAGTTGAAGTGGTGTAATGTTAGCAATGTGCTTAGTTGACGTGGTTACTTGCAGTCACAAATGATTTGACATGTGATATATGGGTTGAAGATTGCAGGCAGGCCACAACCAACGAACATGCCCATACAAAAAGAATTCGCACAACACAGCAGTTCATGATGATCATATGGAAAATTGTTTGGATGAATCGgtggaaaaatcatttgaaattgGTACGGGGTGGAGCGACTCAGGCGAATGGAGAGGACAAGCATTTGCACCACAAGCATGCGGTAGCGGTGGAAGGGACACAGGTGACCAACAAAGAAGTCCAGGAGAAAGATGAGGCACAACTGTTGTGATGGTTCGGTTTGCAGTTACGCAATAAATAAGGCAGGTTTTGGTGAGTAGAGGTGCAAGAGTATTGAAGGTTGCTAGCTAGGTCTAGATGGGTAAGTCACTGTAGTTCCACCGAAGGCGTCATGCACAGAAGGATCACAAGATGCATCACTGTCATGGTTGCGTCGTAAGCACTGTTGTAGCAAATAGTGCTGCTGCACTTGGTTAATAGGAGAGAGTAAGTAGTTGACAAATTGTGTATTACGGTCCTTTTTTGTAAATAGGAAATTAAGTGGAAGCGTATGTTGCGCAAAATGTCTTCGTGGGATAGACGTTTTCCGAAGTGGCTACTTGGGAATCATCTTCAGTTGCCAGGTTTTGTAAACTGGTGCCTTACGCTGCTGCTATAAACTGCTTTTACGATATGGGCCGTTTGTTCGTCTCCTTGCTATCCTAACCAATGACCGTAAGGCCCAACGCCTTTTGTTTTGCCCATCGTTTCATTCTGGTGTAGGAACAGTAACTTTTGTTTCTCCCCATCTATTTTCATTGCTCACAATGCTTATGCGTCTCTTCAGTGCACCAATGACAATGGTattattatatatgtatattaatttatgcaatataattaatattatgaattatactaataattatacatatctactaatagaaattattaattagttcgAATAAGTTTAAGAATACATTtgtactaatatatttaattagccAATAACTATCAGTTACGATTAATATTTTTTACATCATTTGTACATTTCCATTGGAGTTTACTATTTTACGTAACTTGTTGGCACACGATTAATGAATTTCTTATTATAACAATTATGCAATGTCCGCGTCATGTCCGTAATCTAAATTGCTATTAACATGTAGAAAAAATTCCACATGTTTACTGACACTCCATCCGAACAACTTTGATACCTCTGATGCTTTTTTGGTGACATAGTTAAACAAAAATTGGTATATCCTGTTGGAACAATCCACTTAGGTAGCAATGCTTCGTCAGCCTCCCTCACACTAATTACTGTACAACTGTGTGGAAGCTGGAACACACAAATTACTGTACAACTGTGTGGAAACTTGAACTCATGATATAATGTTGGAGTTGCATTCATACAAAAGGCTTTTCTGTCATGATATAAATAAGTCCAGAAAATGTAATGCAGTAAGTATGATagatttatagtaacaacaacttgcatttaaattattttgttgTAAATATTTAATTTCACTGCAAACTTCAATTGCAGGTGAAGAACAATCTTGGACAGACGAAAAATAAGAACAGGACTAGAAATTAGTTGTGGGAAAATGACGGTGACAAATTTTCTATGGAAGCAGTGAAACGGTACAAATTTAGAGAAACAAGTTCAACGTTACCAATTATCTGTGAACTGTTAACATTTTCCGTGCTGGgtgttcaaattttaaattgtaTTAGAAGTACACAACAGACGTGGCGATTGCTCACAGCTCGGCTTTGTTGCTGGGGACTCCCAACTACTTTGCATGCTCATTCCTCCGGCTACACAACCTTGTTTGCGGTTATGGGCCATGGGTGCTCAGTCTTAGGCATTATGAATTCCCTGACATTCGTGAGCTTTGCCTCTACCAAGGTCTTCCGTAAATGTCTCCGTCCCGGCACTTGTGTTCGGACGCTTAGAAAGACAGGATTCCCAGCCACCAATTCCACCGCGAAGGCAGCGTTTCCCTGCCCCCTTTTGGAGCTTCAATGCAGTTTCCAAAATTACCTGTATTTGATGTAGCCTTTGGTCCACCACTTGTGAGTTGTCCGACACATTGGATGCCAAACGAAATATTTCTGCACTTTTTTCTAAGACTTTCTTTCTGAGGCCCATGCACTGAACAAGCAGGTCCTCGTACCAGTGTCTAGGCACCTAAGCGGAAACAACACAGATGGCTGTATTAATTGTACACAAATTGCTAAAATTAAATGCCGAGTGAAGTACAGGGCGAAGAATGCCATACCACATCACCAACAGCACATGGAAGAGGCAACCCTATTACATCGCCACCAACCCTGTGAATGCCCTCCTGCTGCAGTGATCCATCAGTTTGTATGCACAACACAGACCAGGGAGGGTAATTAATTGGATGTTTCAGTGACGGTGTTGTAGCCTCACTTAGTGGCAACTGGTCACATATATGAATTATGCACTCCTTCCCACTGGGTGGCAACGTGGAGGAAGTCATTGGTTTCATTAGCCTGCTGCGCACAAACTCGTCATACGTAGCATATGGAGGGGGATCTGGGTATAGGCTTGCAATGGGCAGTCCATCAAGCACATCATGTAGCGTGTTTCCCGAAATTGTATCAGCGCTGTACATATCTGATGGCCGATGGGGAGGTTGCTTTGCACATACACCTGCATACACCTGCCTAATAACCCTCTCGCCCAGGTAGTAAAATCGTCCCATGGGGCCATCCAAAAGCAATCTCGTTGCAGTTAGTTCCTTGGATTTGAGATACCGACTAGGCAATGCCATTGCAGGGAAGGGTAGCCAGTTGACCTAGGACACACAATTAACAAGCGATGTAACATTGGTTTGTTGAACAGGCGGAACAAATTCATAACAACTGTTAACACGTAGGCGGTAGAAAATGTAAGATGTCGTAAGTACGGGAACTAACGTTGTCCGGGTTAATGGTGTCAATTGCGCGGCGAAAATGTTCGACCGTAGACGGTGATTGTCGGCTGGCTCTATTACACGAGCGCCATCGCCACATTCTGGGCAATACGTCCCTCTCGTCCTGTTTCAGTTTATACGGACTTAACTGAAGAATTTCATAAGCCCACACCTACACGTGGTTGTACAAATTATATCCAGCGTTGGAGATGAACACTAACTGCCTGAAAAGTTTATTTAACGGAACAGGGTAATGTCGAATTGACACAGAGTGAAGGCAATTGTGGACTTACCTCCCAAACGAAGCTGTAGCCGCCAAGGCTTTTCGTCCGGCGTCGGGAGACGGCGGACATAAATCTGTACAAGGT is drawn from Coffea arabica cultivar ET-39 chromosome 1c, Coffea Arabica ET-39 HiFi, whole genome shotgun sequence and contains these coding sequences:
- the LOC140004667 gene encoding protein FAR1-RELATED SEQUENCE 5-like, with the protein product MGQDGVLKTHDMVQEIEKGKMGMDGCGRLMSFDLNQEPECDRDTCSEESGGSIGGHEDEEADELVGAIGVDDVMKLTFDTEEEAGEFYNLYAKLSGFGIRKSNAKRDEDGISRFRKWVCCCEGYRNEKWFNYEDRKREAKAITRTGCGACFRVKYDTESVKYVVTRFIMEHNHPLASEASVQHLRSHRKVSDAEYAQAKSLKLVGARICQIMKHFVIKAGGYSNVGFCIKDLYNRMDEERRKDIFNGDAEGALGFLAAKKDADDMFFYKYHVDNEGRLARLFWADSKSRVDFSVFGDVLVFDTTYKTNKYRKPLVVLAGVNNHLNSTIFGCALLSDERIETYEWVLSTFVEAMKGRKPVAVMTDGDSAMRRAIKNLLPDACHRLCSWHLHRNARSNIRCEEFNNRLYDLMARKFSTLEFEDRWARLVNECGVVENEWVKKLYRRRRLWAEAYLRGNFFAGMRSTQRCEKMNAFLNEYLNEKMRLYEFVRSFDLAIAWLRHTESKAVHTSENTKPVLTTILPELEASAAEVFTRNVFFMVRKHLNRQGLLISEGWSEDGGSRTYYYSKYGGHEISWRVVYDRSMEKLICSCMKFESKGIPCAHMFRVMVVEGMNRIPEACISKRWTKGVYSTNNGMKAFVADEQLTQMARYGTLKSSCNSMCYYASYMDDAFNDLQQMFDKHSVDLKEKWIERGYGGDGFAMDSRVMNDRSRRTFGLLDPRVSRCKGDQKHAETKKKRKCGHCRQATTNEHAHTKRIRTTQQFMMIIWKIVWMNRWKNHLKLVRGGATQANGEDKHLHHKHAVAVEGTQVTNKEVQEKDEAQLL